A window of the Bacillota bacterium genome harbors these coding sequences:
- a CDS encoding ABC transporter ATP-binding protein, with protein MAVILDVRNLSKTFGGLVAIDDLSLQVDKGTIHAIIGPNGSGKTTFFNLVTGMYAPDGGEILFDGEPVNGLLPHAIARKGIGRTFQNLLLFGDMTAVDNVMVGLQCRNGYSLMEAILRRGAGATDKMYSEAARLLDFVRMGGARDQPSRYLSYGDQRLLEIARALGTSPRLVLLDEPAAGMNPQETGVLMSTIRRIRDELGTTVILIEHDMKLVMNLAERVSVLNYGRLVSEGTPEQVRNDPKVIEAYLGVAEEQ; from the coding sequence ATGGCAGTCATCCTTGATGTGCGTAACCTCTCCAAGACGTTTGGGGGACTAGTCGCCATAGACGACCTCTCCCTTCAGGTCGACAAAGGGACCATCCACGCGATAATCGGTCCCAACGGGTCGGGTAAGACGACTTTCTTCAACTTGGTGACCGGGATGTACGCGCCTGACGGCGGGGAGATCCTGTTCGACGGCGAGCCCGTCAACGGACTCTTGCCACACGCGATAGCCAGGAAGGGAATCGGGCGCACTTTTCAGAACCTGCTCCTCTTCGGAGACATGACGGCCGTGGACAACGTCATGGTGGGTCTCCAGTGTCGCAACGGTTATTCTCTCATGGAGGCGATCCTGAGGCGGGGGGCAGGCGCGACCGACAAGATGTACAGCGAAGCAGCCAGACTCCTCGATTTCGTCCGGATGGGCGGCGCGCGCGATCAGCCGTCCAGGTATCTATCATACGGCGATCAGCGTCTGCTGGAGATCGCGCGAGCGCTGGGAACTAGTCCGCGGCTAGTCCTCCTGGACGAGCCTGCGGCGGGCATGAATCCTCAGGAGACAGGTGTCCTGATGAGCACGATTCGTCGCATCCGCGATGAGTTGGGAACGACGGTCATCCTCATAGAACACGACATGAAGTTGGTCATGAACCTTGCGGAGCGCGTGTCCGTTCTGAACTACGGCAGGCTGGTCTCCGAGGGCACCCCGGAACAGGTGAGGAACGACCCCAAAGTGATTGAGGCGTACCTTGGTGTTGCAGAGGAGCAGTGA